Part of the Calditrichota bacterium genome is shown below.
TTAAACCGGGCCATTTTCGGATGATTCTCAAGCAGGGTTTTCATAACGGCTTCCGGAACCGGGTGAAATTCTACGCCTGCGTACAAATCCTCCGTGTTTTCCCGAAAAACGACCAGGTCGATATCGTCTCGATAGTTCAAGGGATTCCCGGGATACGCCTTACACGGACGAAGGTTCGTGTGAAGGTTGAACAACTGCCGAAGACCCACAATCGGGCTGGAATAGGTGAATCCTTTTCCTTTGAGTTCCGGCGAAAGTTCCTTTTCGGCCTCATCTTTTGGCTTGGATGTAATGGCACCAAACAAGCATGCATCCGTGTTTCTCAGCAGATTAATGGTCCGATCCGGCAAGGGATTGCCTTCTTTCACCCAGAATTCCCAGCCTATATCCCCATATTCGAATTCCGCATCCAAATCAATGACATTCAGCACAATCATGGCCGCTTCCATGACGTCTTTACCCACGCCATCGCCGGGCAATACTGCAATTCTATATTTTGCCATTTATTTATTCCTTTATTTGGTTCGGACAATTGATTTTTGGTTCATTAAATACTGCATTTTTCTCAGCATGTCTTTTGGTCCGGCTATTCAATCAAATCAAAATCAATAAAATCTGAATGGTGAAAAATAATGGCTTCGGGCGACCTCTTGAAACCCTCGCCTTCTTTCGAATGAACAGCGGCAATGTGCAAAACTTCGTCCGGTAATTCATGCTTAAATCCGAGTGCAACTCCCGTAAAGGGGTGCCTTAAATACCGCCCGTGTTTGCTTTTCACGATTTTTCCGTCTTTTTTCTCATATTCGAATAGCTTTCCCACATCGGCAATGAGCGCACCGGCCACCAGATAGTCCCGATTCACCGGTGTTTTTCGGTCGCCATAGGCCTCTGTTAAAACGGAATCAATGGCCAGGCACATTCGACACACGGTTCGAACATGTTCCAAAAAGGTGATTCTGACGTTTTCTTTCAGAAGCGTAAAGGGAATCGACAGCAGTTCGTCAATTGTCCAGTTTCGATGAGCCATTGCTTCTTCCCACACGTCCAGAACCTTTTCCCGAAGCGCCTGATCCTGAATGTCGCTGATTTCCGGAATGACTTTCAAAAGATCGTCTCGCATGTAATGATACTCCTATTGCTTTTTAGTATTTTTTTCAGACTAAAATTATTTACGATTCATTCAAATGCCGTTCTTCGGGACCGTCGTATTCGTGATCGGCCGGGTGAATTTTTCGCATCGGCTTGTAGCGTGTCTGTTCTTCATAAATATGCGCGACCAGCCCCGGTATACGCGCCATGATGAAAAATGCATTGGCCAATTCCGATGGGAAATCCAATTCGCAGAGCATGGTCGCAATGGCCCCGTCCACATTGATGGGCAGCTTCTTACCCAAATTGCTTTCAATGGCACCTTCAAGTGCCCGGGCGATTTCCACGTATGTCCCGGCTACACCCAGTTCTTCTGCCAGCTGGAATAATTTCTTACTGCGCGGATCCTGGGTGTGAAACCGATG
Proteins encoded:
- a CDS encoding isocitrate/isopropylmalate dehydrogenase family protein, encoding MAKYRIAVLPGDGVGKDVMEAAMIVLNVIDLDAEFEYGDIGWEFWVKEGNPLPDRTINLLRNTDACLFGAITSKPKDEAEKELSPELKGKGFTYSSPIVGLRQLFNLHTNLRPCKAYPGNPLNYRDDIDLVVFRENTEDLYAGVEFHPVPEAVMKTLLENHPKMARF